The Streptomyces sp. Alt3 genome has a segment encoding these proteins:
- a CDS encoding SMI1/KNR4 family protein translates to MPQQILPPSESWRRIDAWLATHAASEFALLDPPATPDEIRGAERILGARLPGDLAESLRCHNGVSTWTALLPEQSPLAVSGIVDRWQICMDVAAENEGLTPRPWEEEPWWHRLWVPWAESADGATQVIDRRPGPDTGRLGWAGHSGGGDFTNSWPDLATLLHAVAQALHDGGGVRGLHPYLTTQDGIWWDEEGCGELNGHPLRSAPIGLP, encoded by the coding sequence ATGCCACAACAGATCCTGCCCCCGTCGGAGTCCTGGCGCCGGATCGACGCCTGGCTGGCCACTCATGCGGCGTCCGAATTCGCGCTTCTCGATCCGCCGGCGACACCGGACGAGATCCGAGGTGCGGAACGGATCCTCGGTGCCCGACTGCCCGGTGATCTCGCTGAGTCTCTGCGATGCCACAACGGTGTGAGCACCTGGACGGCCCTCCTGCCGGAGCAGTCCCCGCTCGCAGTGAGCGGCATCGTCGACCGCTGGCAGATTTGTATGGACGTCGCGGCGGAGAACGAGGGCCTGACTCCTCGCCCCTGGGAAGAGGAGCCTTGGTGGCACCGCCTATGGGTTCCCTGGGCCGAGAGCGCCGACGGCGCGACGCAGGTCATCGACCGACGTCCAGGTCCTGACACGGGGCGTCTCGGCTGGGCCGGCCACAGCGGGGGCGGTGACTTCACCAATTCCTGGCCTGATCTGGCGACCCTTCTGCACGCGGTCGCGCAAGCACTTCATGACGGTGGAGGCGTTCGAGGACTTCACCCCTACCTCACGACCCAGGATGGGATCTGGTGGGACGAAGAGGGCTGCGGCGAGCTGAACGGTCACCCGCTGAGGTCCGCACCGATCGGGCTGCCCTGA
- a CDS encoding alpha/beta fold hydrolase, translated as MGDYVDLPGVRTWFESEGSGEPLVLLHGGFCTNDTWGAQRADLASAYQVLLPERRAHGHTPDVAGPLSYQDMADDMVAFVEKVVGGPAHLVGWSDGGVVALLMAIARPDLVRRVVAIGANFRPSSECFVEPAMLDAMTPEGPDLAFFREMYEAVSPDGPSHWPVVAARMIDMWRTQPTLTTEDLTRVAAPLLLIVGDDDMMTLEHTTALYRAVPGAQLAVVPGASHLVPLEKPDLVDRLILDHLAQDGVDTMMPVRRAPAAGAPDGGET; from the coding sequence ATGGGCGACTATGTGGACCTTCCCGGTGTCAGGACGTGGTTCGAAAGCGAGGGGAGCGGCGAGCCGTTGGTCCTGTTGCACGGTGGCTTCTGTACCAACGACACGTGGGGCGCACAGCGCGCCGACCTCGCTTCCGCGTACCAGGTCCTCCTGCCCGAGCGTCGCGCGCACGGGCACACTCCCGACGTCGCAGGCCCGCTCTCCTACCAGGACATGGCCGATGACATGGTGGCCTTCGTGGAGAAGGTCGTCGGGGGACCGGCACATCTGGTGGGCTGGAGCGACGGAGGTGTCGTCGCGTTGCTCATGGCCATCGCCCGGCCCGACCTCGTGCGCAGGGTCGTGGCGATCGGGGCCAACTTCCGACCGTCCTCGGAGTGCTTCGTCGAACCGGCGATGCTCGACGCGATGACACCGGAGGGGCCGGATCTCGCGTTCTTCCGGGAGATGTACGAGGCGGTCTCGCCGGACGGTCCGAGCCACTGGCCGGTGGTGGCGGCGAGGATGATCGATATGTGGCGCACCCAGCCGACGCTCACCACCGAGGACCTGACTCGGGTCGCGGCTCCACTGCTTCTCATCGTCGGCGACGACGACATGATGACGCTGGAGCACACGACCGCGCTGTACCGTGCCGTCCCCGGTGCCCAGTTGGCGGTCGTCCCCGGTGCCTCCCACCTCGTCCCGCTGGAGAAGCCGGACCTGGTCGACCGGCTGATCCTCGACCATCTCGCGCAGGACGGGGTGGACACGATGATGCCCGTCCGACGCGCACCGGCGGCCGGGGCGCCGGACGGTGGCGAGACCTGA
- a CDS encoding VOC family protein: MASIKQVQVTFDCAEPERVARFWCEVLGYVVPQPPDGFPTWDDYHRSLPKERQGASFACGDPSGVGPRLYFQRVPEGKVVKNRVHLDVRAGTGLVGEERLATLQAECARLVALGAVCEQVMPADEENESCIRMHDIEGNEFCLD, from the coding sequence ATGGCGTCGATCAAGCAGGTCCAAGTCACCTTCGACTGCGCGGAACCCGAGCGCGTCGCACGTTTCTGGTGCGAGGTCCTGGGATACGTCGTACCGCAGCCACCGGACGGATTCCCGACGTGGGACGACTACCACCGCTCGCTGCCGAAGGAGCGGCAGGGCGCGTCGTTCGCGTGCGGCGATCCCTCCGGCGTGGGCCCGCGGCTGTACTTCCAGCGAGTTCCCGAAGGGAAGGTCGTCAAGAATCGGGTCCATCTCGATGTGCGAGCGGGGACAGGGCTCGTGGGTGAGGAACGCCTCGCCACGCTCCAGGCCGAATGCGCACGGCTGGTCGCGCTCGGCGCGGTCTGTGAGCAGGTGATGCCCGCCGATGAGGAGAACGAGTCGTGCATCCGGATGCACGACATCGAGGGCAACGAGTTCTGTCTCGACTGA
- a CDS encoding DUF6355 family natural product biosynthesis protein, whose translation MKLFLNRPSRIVYAVASSVLVMAATLTSGGPASARSDQGPQLRQARAAAAAPCGFFRYSVRESQFAAYRHCGETTVRIHVDVRGGGSANDFHLCVGPGATQLPGAGPNYLNAYYIGGAGCRSGERSGHTAH comes from the coding sequence GTGAAGCTCTTCCTGAACCGTCCCTCTCGAATCGTCTACGCAGTGGCATCGAGCGTGCTCGTCATGGCCGCGACGCTGACGTCGGGAGGCCCTGCCTCCGCCCGGTCCGACCAAGGCCCTCAACTGCGCCAGGCTCGCGCGGCTGCTGCCGCACCATGCGGCTTCTTCAGGTACAGCGTTCGAGAATCCCAGTTCGCCGCGTACAGGCACTGCGGAGAAACGACGGTACGCATCCATGTCGACGTCAGAGGAGGCGGCAGTGCCAACGACTTCCATCTCTGCGTCGGCCCCGGCGCGACGCAGCTTCCAGGGGCGGGGCCGAACTACCTCAACGCCTACTACATCGGCGGCGCCGGATGCCGAAGCGGTGAGCGCAGCGGGCACACGGCCCACTGA
- a CDS encoding NUDIX hydrolase, whose protein sequence is MSLRLAAYAVCVEDGRVLLACHVPPKGKATWTLPGGRVEQGEDPFEAVIREVGEETGCDAVVVRLLGVDSRIIPAAERAVPGGPDHQNVGIFYQVRITGGRLRPEPNGEITHSVWTPVPGVAGLRRSSLVDVGLALARDLPATGHVRPVPVGGLLQH, encoded by the coding sequence ATGAGTCTGCGGCTTGCTGCGTACGCCGTGTGCGTCGAGGACGGGCGAGTGCTGCTCGCCTGTCATGTGCCACCGAAGGGCAAGGCCACCTGGACTCTTCCGGGCGGCAGGGTCGAGCAGGGGGAAGATCCGTTCGAGGCGGTGATCCGGGAAGTCGGAGAGGAGACCGGCTGCGATGCGGTGGTCGTGCGCCTGCTGGGCGTGGACTCCCGGATCATTCCCGCGGCCGAACGCGCGGTGCCAGGGGGACCGGACCATCAGAATGTCGGCATCTTCTACCAGGTCCGCATCACCGGCGGCCGACTCCGGCCTGAGCCGAACGGTGAGATCACGCACTCGGTCTGGACCCCGGTCCCCGGTGTCGCCGGCCTGCGCCGGTCGTCACTGGTCGATGTCGGCCTCGCCCTGGCACGGGACCTGCCGGCGACCGGCCACGTCCGTCCTGTTCCGGTAGGTGGCCTGCTCCAGCACTGA
- a CDS encoding GNAT family N-acetyltransferase, with protein sequence MTDRREISFVRRRAQDPSDHDGLAALLAAYHLQTQAEKGEAVADADRLPERYRAEVLDPDAAFADDVVLLALDGDAAVGCLVVTAPADGRCEVKRLWTVPELRGQGVASGLVAAALSHAADIGVDTVRLSVWQWRTDAIALYERLGFNATESWDGRGRLVCMERAVQAARAVQPRH encoded by the coding sequence ATGACTGATCGACGTGAGATCTCCTTCGTCCGCCGACGGGCGCAGGACCCCTCCGATCATGACGGACTCGCCGCCCTGCTTGCGGCCTACCACCTGCAGACACAGGCTGAGAAGGGCGAGGCCGTCGCTGACGCGGACCGGTTGCCGGAGCGCTACCGGGCAGAGGTCCTGGACCCGGACGCAGCGTTCGCCGACGATGTCGTGCTGTTGGCGTTGGACGGGGACGCCGCGGTCGGCTGCCTGGTGGTGACCGCTCCCGCCGACGGACGGTGCGAGGTCAAGAGGCTCTGGACAGTTCCGGAGCTCCGTGGGCAGGGCGTCGCGTCCGGCCTGGTCGCCGCGGCTCTTTCACACGCCGCGGACATCGGGGTCGACACGGTGCGCCTGTCGGTCTGGCAGTGGCGGACAGATGCCATCGCCCTGTACGAGCGGCTGGGCTTCAACGCCACCGAGTCATGGGACGGTCGGGGCCGGCTGGTGTGCATGGAGCGCGCTGTCCAAGCGGCCCGGGCCGTGCAACCTCGGCACTGA
- a CDS encoding ABC transporter permease, protein MSTLTLAVRDADTMLRRNLLHARRYPSLTLNLLLTPVMLLLLFVYVFGDVMSAGIGSGGADRSEYIAYLVPGILLMTVGSTVVGTAVSVSTDMNEGIIARFRTMAIRRESVLVGHVLGSVLQCVMSVVLVGVVSVAIGFRATDATALEWVAAFGLLTLFALALTWIAVGMGLSSPNAEAASNNALPLIFLPLVSSTFVPIDAMPGWFRPIAEYQPFTPAIETLRGLLLGSEIGHNGWLALAWCLGLAVLGLLWSTSLFGRDPE, encoded by the coding sequence ATGAGTACCTTGACCCTCGCCGTGCGCGACGCCGACACGATGCTGCGCCGCAACCTCCTGCACGCCCGCCGCTACCCCTCCCTGACACTGAACCTGCTGCTCACACCGGTCATGCTCCTGCTGCTCTTCGTCTACGTCTTCGGCGACGTGATGAGTGCGGGAATCGGGAGCGGCGGAGCGGACCGGTCCGAGTACATCGCGTATCTCGTCCCCGGCATCCTGCTGATGACCGTCGGCTCCACCGTGGTGGGCACCGCGGTCTCCGTCTCGACCGACATGAACGAGGGCATCATCGCCCGCTTCCGCACCATGGCCATCCGCAGGGAGTCGGTGCTCGTCGGGCACGTTCTGGGCAGCGTGCTGCAGTGCGTGATGAGCGTGGTACTCGTGGGCGTGGTCTCGGTGGCCATCGGGTTCCGGGCCACCGACGCCACCGCTCTGGAGTGGGTCGCGGCGTTCGGGCTGCTCACGCTGTTCGCCCTGGCACTCACCTGGATCGCGGTCGGCATGGGACTGTCCAGCCCCAACGCCGAGGCGGCAAGCAACAACGCCCTCCCGCTGATCTTCCTGCCCCTCGTCTCCAGCACCTTCGTCCCGATCGACGCGATGCCCGGCTGGTTCCGGCCGATCGCCGAGTACCAGCCCTTCACCCCCGCCATCGAGACCCTCCGCGGCCTGCTGCTGGGCAGCGAGATCGGCCACAACGGATGGCTCGCTCTCGCCTGGTGCCTGGGGCTGGCCGTGCTAGGCCTCCTCTGGTCCACGTCGCTCTTCGGCCGCGACCCCGAGTAG
- a CDS encoding ATP-binding cassette domain-containing protein: MPPSVMPTPNLTGVLRSPAAVSAVGLRKSYGDKTVLDGIDLRIPAGSVFALLGPNGAGKTTAVKILSTLVSADGGQAQVAGHDIATSPDGVRAAIGVTGQFSAVDGLITGEENMLLMADLHHLPKAQGRQVATELLERFDLTDAAKKPASAYSGGMKRRLDIAMTLVGAPRIIFLDEPTTGLDPRSRHNMWGIIRELVSTGVTVFLTTQYLEEADQLADRIAVLDNGRIAAEGTADELKRLIPGGHIRLRFTDPTTYRHAATTLTDAAPDDEALTLQLPSDGSQRALRTILDRLDTAGIEADELTVHTPDLDDVFFALTGPTTVPAQTEREAR, encoded by the coding sequence ATGCCTCCATCTGTCATGCCCACGCCTAATCTGACCGGCGTTCTCCGGTCGCCGGCAGCCGTCTCCGCCGTCGGACTGCGCAAGTCCTACGGCGACAAGACCGTCCTGGACGGCATCGATCTGCGCATCCCCGCCGGGTCCGTGTTCGCACTGCTCGGCCCGAACGGCGCCGGCAAGACCACCGCCGTCAAGATCCTGTCCACGCTCGTCTCGGCCGATGGCGGACAGGCACAGGTCGCCGGTCACGACATCGCCACCTCACCGGACGGGGTGCGGGCGGCGATCGGTGTCACCGGGCAGTTCTCCGCCGTGGACGGGCTGATCACCGGCGAGGAGAACATGCTCCTCATGGCCGACCTGCACCACCTGCCCAAGGCCCAGGGACGACAGGTCGCCACCGAACTCCTGGAACGCTTCGACCTCACCGACGCCGCGAAGAAACCCGCCTCCGCCTACTCAGGCGGCATGAAACGCCGACTCGACATCGCCATGACCCTGGTCGGCGCCCCCCGCATCATCTTCCTCGACGAACCCACCACCGGCCTCGACCCCCGCAGCCGCCACAACATGTGGGGCATCATCCGCGAACTCGTCAGCACCGGCGTCACCGTCTTCCTCACCACCCAGTACCTCGAAGAAGCAGACCAACTCGCCGACCGCATCGCCGTCCTCGACAACGGCCGCATCGCCGCCGAAGGCACCGCCGACGAACTCAAACGCCTCATCCCCGGCGGCCACATCCGCCTCCGCTTCACCGACCCCACCACCTACCGGCACGCAGCCACCACCCTGACCGACGCCGCCCCCGACGACGAGGCCCTCACCCTCCAACTCCCCAGCGACGGCAGCCAACGCGCCCTGCGCACCATCCTCGACCGCCTCGACACCGCCGGCATCGAGGCCGACGAACTCACCGTCCACACCCCCGACCTCGACGACGTCTTCTTCGCCCTCACCGGCCCCACCACCGTCCCCGCCCAGACCGAGAGGGAAGCTCGATGA
- a CDS encoding DUF4097 family beta strand repeat-containing protein, producing the protein MPSFDTPEPISATAHVEAGSLQFAASDRGETVVEVRPRDPNKDVDARTAEQTEVTFANGALTVRTPKSSLFGLGRTGVVDVTVDLPTGSHIDVTGAWAQVLGEGRLGDVRVKTSTGDVRLDTTGPLHLTASHGSITVDRVEGRAEITTSSGSMRAGLLDGPAVLKNSHGSTIVDTATGELRVSGANGDIQIRRAEDSVTATTAHGTLRVDSVCRGTVQLETNHGTIDIGVREGTAAWLDASSGRGQVRNALTSSKTPGETEDTVRIRARTRWGNIDIRRSKD; encoded by the coding sequence ATGCCTTCTTTCGACACTCCCGAACCGATCTCGGCAACGGCCCACGTGGAGGCGGGCTCCCTTCAGTTCGCCGCGAGCGACCGTGGCGAGACGGTCGTCGAGGTGCGGCCCCGCGATCCGAACAAGGACGTGGACGCGCGGACGGCAGAGCAGACCGAGGTCACTTTCGCGAACGGTGCGCTGACTGTCAGGACACCGAAGTCGAGCCTGTTCGGCCTCGGACGTACCGGCGTCGTCGACGTGACGGTCGATCTGCCCACGGGCTCGCACATCGACGTGACCGGAGCATGGGCGCAAGTTCTCGGCGAAGGCCGGCTCGGCGATGTCCGCGTGAAGACGTCGACCGGCGACGTACGCCTGGACACCACAGGCCCACTGCATCTGACCGCGTCGCACGGGTCGATCACCGTGGACCGCGTGGAGGGCAGGGCCGAGATCACCACCAGTTCCGGCAGCATGCGCGCCGGCCTCCTCGACGGCCCCGCCGTCCTCAAGAACTCGCACGGCAGCACGATCGTCGATACCGCCACCGGCGAACTGCGGGTGAGCGGCGCCAACGGTGACATCCAGATCCGCCGGGCCGAGGACTCGGTCACGGCGACCACCGCCCACGGCACCCTGCGCGTGGACAGCGTGTGCCGCGGCACGGTCCAGCTGGAGACCAACCACGGCACCATCGACATCGGTGTCCGGGAGGGCACCGCCGCGTGGCTCGACGCCAGCTCCGGCCGCGGCCAGGTACGCAACGCGCTGACCTCGTCGAAGACTCCCGGAGAGACCGAGGACACCGTCAGGATCCGGGCCCGCACCCGCTGGGGCAACATCGACATCCGCCGCTCCAAGGACTGA
- a CDS encoding toxin-antitoxin system HicB family antitoxin — MDLTPYVNTLRRELAVAAEAGGDEARELAERLTAPLESATRLTMLNVLSAATDEITRELAPGSVDVRLRGLDPDFVVTLPPTDGGAPTEPPTLADPPAATAPADNDEGGTARVNLRLPAHLKARAEEAAAREGLSVNAWLVRAVSYAVDGGARPRTAEKSRNVGQSFTGWVR; from the coding sequence ATGGACCTCACGCCGTATGTCAACACCCTCCGCCGCGAACTCGCGGTGGCCGCCGAAGCCGGTGGCGACGAAGCACGCGAGCTGGCGGAGAGGCTCACCGCCCCCCTGGAGTCGGCAACCCGGCTGACCATGCTCAACGTGCTTTCCGCCGCGACGGACGAGATCACCCGCGAACTCGCTCCCGGCTCGGTCGACGTACGGCTGCGGGGCCTGGACCCTGACTTCGTGGTGACCCTCCCGCCCACCGACGGCGGCGCCCCCACGGAGCCGCCCACGCTCGCCGATCCTCCGGCGGCCACCGCCCCGGCCGACAACGACGAGGGAGGCACCGCCCGCGTCAACCTGCGCCTGCCGGCCCACCTCAAGGCCCGCGCCGAGGAGGCGGCAGCCCGCGAGGGGCTGTCGGTCAACGCGTGGCTGGTGCGCGCCGTGTCGTACGCGGTCGACGGCGGGGCACGGCCACGCACGGCGGAGAAGTCCCGGAACGTCGGGCAGAGCTTCACGGGCTGGGTGCGCTGA
- a CDS encoding PPOX class F420-dependent oxidoreductase: MTAIFDEAVRARLQAPHIWYVGTVFADGAPQVSPMWVDLEGEDELSFNTSVGRVKEENLRRDPRVYLSHADAADPFDRVQISGGVVRFIEGDEAHDRMDRLARKYLGGERFEWTMPGEQRVAVIVRPTKVRHVVGVERFRPGGPVPAS, translated from the coding sequence ATGACTGCGATCTTCGACGAAGCCGTCCGCGCGCGACTGCAAGCCCCCCATATCTGGTACGTCGGCACTGTGTTCGCCGACGGTGCACCGCAGGTCAGTCCGATGTGGGTCGATCTCGAAGGTGAGGACGAGTTGTCGTTCAACACATCGGTCGGCCGTGTGAAGGAGGAGAACCTGCGCCGCGACCCCCGTGTGTACCTCTCACACGCAGACGCCGCCGATCCCTTCGACCGTGTGCAGATCAGTGGCGGGGTGGTCCGCTTCATCGAGGGCGACGAGGCGCACGACCGGATGGATCGGCTGGCCCGGAAATACCTCGGCGGTGAGCGGTTCGAGTGGACCATGCCGGGGGAGCAGCGGGTGGCGGTGATCGTACGTCCGACCAAGGTGCGGCACGTCGTCGGTGTGGAGCGGTTCAGGCCCGGCGGACCGGTCCCCGCTTCCTGA
- a CDS encoding EamA family transporter has protein sequence MLGSGLSNQVGASVAALAFPVIGPAGVVAVRQWVAAGVLWAAGRPRLRSFTAAQWRPVLGLALVFATMNLSLYTAIDRIGLGLAVTLEFLGPLAVALAGSRRRTDALCALAAAAAVVVLARPSPSTDYLGIGLALLAAVCWGCYILLNRTVGRHLPGLQGSAAAAAVSGVLYVPVGALALWQNPPTPVALGCALAAGLLSSAVPFLADLLALRRVPADLFGVFMSVNPVFAAVVGLVVLDQHLAPAAWAAVLVIVGANTVSLTTASAPATAKKGSG, from the coding sequence ATGTTGGGCAGCGGACTGTCCAACCAGGTCGGGGCTTCGGTGGCGGCACTGGCTTTCCCGGTGATCGGCCCGGCGGGGGTCGTCGCGGTCCGCCAGTGGGTGGCGGCAGGGGTTCTCTGGGCGGCAGGCAGGCCGCGCCTGCGGTCGTTCACCGCAGCGCAATGGCGACCGGTGCTGGGACTGGCGCTGGTGTTCGCGACGATGAACCTGTCCCTCTACACGGCCATCGACCGCATCGGGCTCGGGCTTGCAGTCACTCTTGAGTTTCTCGGCCCGCTGGCGGTGGCCCTCGCAGGATCACGCCGGAGGACGGACGCCCTGTGCGCCCTCGCCGCGGCCGCCGCGGTCGTCGTGCTCGCCCGTCCCTCCCCTTCGACGGACTACCTCGGCATCGGCCTGGCCCTGCTCGCCGCGGTGTGCTGGGGCTGCTACATCCTGCTCAATCGCACCGTGGGGAGACATCTGCCCGGTCTGCAGGGCTCGGCGGCGGCTGCGGCGGTCTCCGGCGTGCTCTACGTCCCCGTGGGGGCACTCGCGCTCTGGCAGAATCCCCCCACCCCTGTCGCTCTCGGCTGCGCTCTGGCTGCCGGACTGCTGTCGTCAGCCGTCCCCTTCCTTGCCGATCTGCTCGCACTGCGGCGCGTCCCGGCGGACCTCTTCGGGGTGTTCATGAGCGTCAACCCTGTTTTCGCCGCTGTCGTGGGCCTGGTCGTGCTCGACCAGCATCTCGCCCCGGCCGCCTGGGCGGCCGTCCTGGTGATCGTCGGCGCGAACACCGTCTCCCTTACGACGGCGTCCGCCCCCGCCACCGCGAAGAAAGGAAGCGGATGA
- a CDS encoding LysR family transcriptional regulator, producing MDTHRGAAAGLELRHLRCLTAVIDAGSFTDAAIELGVSQAAVSRNLLALEKILGVRLLHRTSRAVAPTPAGVRVLARARLLLSGADELVTEAAAGHARLHIGHAWSAFGRHTTEFQRRWHRSHPGTELRLIRHNAPTGGLAEGLCDIAVIRAPLDVKSWSHALVGHERRVLALASDDPWARRRSVRIDEIATRTLAIDRRTGTTTMNLWPGTAQPVVEYTHDIDDWLAAIATGRCVGVTPQATAAQYRRDGITYRPVRDAAPVPVHLMWRHQDAHPATHAAVALAIELYRDEVRAPAG from the coding sequence ATGGATACGCATCGAGGAGCAGCTGCGGGGCTGGAGCTCAGGCACCTGCGCTGTCTGACAGCCGTCATCGACGCCGGCAGCTTCACCGACGCCGCGATCGAGCTGGGCGTCTCCCAGGCCGCCGTCTCCCGCAACCTGCTCGCCCTGGAGAAGATCCTCGGTGTCCGCCTGCTGCACCGCACCAGCCGGGCGGTCGCGCCCACGCCCGCAGGCGTGCGGGTTCTCGCCCGCGCCAGGCTCCTGCTCTCCGGCGCGGACGAACTCGTCACCGAAGCGGCAGCCGGACACGCCCGGCTGCACATCGGTCACGCCTGGTCCGCCTTCGGCCGCCACACCACGGAGTTCCAGCGTCGCTGGCACCGCAGCCACCCCGGGACGGAGCTTCGGCTCATCCGGCACAACGCCCCCACCGGCGGGCTCGCCGAAGGGCTGTGCGACATCGCCGTCATCCGTGCCCCACTCGATGTGAAGTCCTGGTCGCACGCGCTCGTCGGCCACGAGCGGCGCGTCCTCGCCCTGGCGTCCGACGACCCCTGGGCCCGACGCCGCAGCGTCCGTATCGATGAGATCGCCACCCGCACCCTGGCCATCGACCGTCGCACCGGCACCACCACGATGAATCTGTGGCCCGGCACCGCGCAGCCCGTCGTGGAGTACACCCACGACATCGACGACTGGCTCGCCGCCATCGCCACCGGCCGCTGCGTCGGCGTCACCCCCCAGGCCACCGCCGCCCAGTACCGCCGTGACGGCATCACCTACCGTCCCGTGCGCGATGCGGCTCCCGTGCCGGTCCACCTCATGTGGCGCCACCAGGACGCCCACCCCGCCACCCATGCCGCCGTTGCTCTGGCCATCGAGTTGTACCGGGACGAGGTACGGGCCCCGGCGGGCTGA
- a CDS encoding family 43 glycosylhydrolase has translation MRAPHASSSCPAIRRCAAVLVAFLALLTGLLAGAPAALAGDGGTGSAVRAAAAGTFRNPLNTGPDPFMTHWNGMYYLTATQGDSIRMWRSPSLSTLLAADPVTVWTDSDLSRNRNIWAPEFYRFGDRWYIYYTADDGVDDHHRLYVLESDRDDPAGPYHFKAKLAPPNHANDFAIDAGILQHNGRLYLAYSGINQYQHNGLNIAPMSDPYTVSGNAVAIDGAGGCPEVREGPEFLYRNGRTWMTYSACDTGKPDYQIQMMSLPSGSDPLVPGNWTQHPGPVFSRADDRGVYGPGHHAFFRSPDGTEDWIVYHAKTTSDYTYANRTTRAQKFTWKADGSPDFGRPVALGATQNLPSGDPGSGNYWINDDGRSSGDGTVVYTGTWNSGTGCAAQCFWSDDHWTDRAGNTATYTFTGTRIALLSVRDTGNGIAALSIDGGPEQRLDYYGSPRTGETLQYLSPRLPNGRHTLRIRVTGEHNDRSGASFISIDRAEIYTN, from the coding sequence ATGCGCGCCCCCCACGCGTCGTCAAGCTGCCCGGCCATCCGCCGTTGCGCCGCCGTGCTGGTTGCCTTCCTCGCCCTGCTGACCGGACTGCTGGCCGGTGCTCCCGCCGCGTTGGCCGGTGACGGGGGAACAGGTTCCGCAGTGCGGGCCGCGGCTGCCGGTACGTTCCGCAATCCGCTGAACACCGGCCCCGACCCGTTCATGACGCACTGGAACGGGATGTACTACCTGACCGCAACCCAGGGCGACAGCATCCGGATGTGGCGCTCGCCCTCGCTGAGCACCCTGCTCGCCGCGGACCCGGTCACCGTCTGGACCGATTCCGACCTCTCCCGCAACCGCAACATCTGGGCGCCCGAGTTCTACCGGTTCGGCGACCGCTGGTACATCTACTACACGGCCGACGACGGCGTGGACGACCACCACCGTCTGTACGTGCTGGAGTCCGACCGGGACGATCCGGCCGGCCCCTACCACTTCAAGGCCAAGCTGGCGCCGCCCAACCACGCGAACGACTTCGCCATCGACGCCGGGATCCTGCAGCACAACGGCCGCCTCTACCTGGCCTACAGCGGGATCAACCAGTACCAGCACAACGGCCTCAACATCGCCCCGATGTCCGACCCGTACACGGTGTCCGGCAACGCGGTCGCCATCGACGGCGCCGGAGGCTGCCCGGAGGTCCGTGAGGGGCCGGAGTTCCTGTACCGGAACGGCCGGACCTGGATGACGTACTCCGCCTGCGACACGGGTAAACCGGACTACCAGATCCAGATGATGTCCCTGCCGTCGGGATCCGACCCCCTCGTGCCCGGCAACTGGACCCAGCACCCGGGGCCGGTGTTCTCCCGAGCCGATGACCGGGGTGTGTACGGGCCTGGTCACCATGCCTTCTTCCGCTCGCCCGACGGCACCGAGGACTGGATCGTCTACCACGCGAAGACGACGTCCGACTACACCTATGCCAACCGCACCACCCGAGCGCAGAAGTTCACGTGGAAGGCTGACGGCAGCCCCGACTTCGGCCGCCCCGTCGCCCTGGGCGCGACTCAGAACCTGCCCTCCGGAGACCCCGGGTCCGGCAACTACTGGATCAATGACGACGGGCGGTCGAGCGGCGACGGAACCGTCGTCTACACGGGCACCTGGAACTCCGGGACCGGATGTGCGGCCCAGTGCTTCTGGAGCGACGACCACTGGACCGACAGAGCGGGTAACACCGCGACGTACACGTTCACCGGCACCCGCATCGCCCTGCTGTCGGTCCGCGACACCGGCAACGGCATCGCGGCCCTGAGCATCGACGGTGGTCCCGAACAACGCCTCGACTACTACGGATCCCCCCGTACGGGCGAGACGTTGCAGTACCTCAGCCCCAGGCTGCCGAACGGCCGGCACACTCTGAGGATCCGGGTCACCGGTGAGCACAACGACCGGTCGGGCGCCTCCTTCATCAGCATCGACCGTGCCGAGATCTACACGAACTGA